TGAAAGGAAGGCATTTTAATTTTCCCAGCATTcttacccacacatacacacaaaccccaGTGTGGCAATGGCTAAAAGGACAATTGCATTAActgaccctgaccctggatGACCCTTTGGCCTCTGTCACCTTTCCCCAGACTTGGTGGTCTGTGTAAGACTGAAGCAGAGCAGGAGAGCGTGTGAGATTAGATGGGGCAGATATCTGATAAAGGAGAAAGCACCATCGTCCTCTCCTCAAATGTCCTTCAGTGCTTAAAACCTGGCATGTCTTCTTATTTGATGTATATACTCCCAGAACTGGTCCCAGAGCTTTGCTTGTACTGTCTGCCCTGTAAGTGAGTCCTGAGACCTGTCTGCCTTCTGAAAGGTGCACTGCAACCTGTTCATGTTAACTGCCAGGGCCCAGGTCCGACAGTATTCCTCCAGCAGAGCCAAACTGGGCCTGTCTATCgttctctgcctctttctctttctttctctccatctttctcagCTCTCCTTCGGACACACAAACCCTCCTACCTCTCCTTTCTTTTTGTGCCCCCTTCCAAAAGGGCCccatctgtccctctctctgcccattGTGGAGTCTCAAAGCCGGGCGACTTCCACAAAGAAGAGGGCGTGCAGTGGGGGGCCAGAGTAAACATGACAGCATCCAGATCCTATTAGAAGCTCTTTAACTCTGACTCGCTCTCGTTCGCATGAGTGTCGAGGGAGACGGGGCGTAACCTGCACCCCGATACCCCAGAAACTTCACCTCTCCCCTCCACACTCATTTttcaattggaaaaaaaaaaactcttctcATATTCCTTGCTGCTGTGTCCGTTCCCTTCCTCTTTCTTACTTTCTTCAGATTTTCTGTCCATTTCCCCCTTTCTGCCCCTTctgctctctctttgtctcGTCATTCCGGAGTTTCTGCAAAATGAGCTTGTCACTCTGGATCTGAGCACAATAgatcataatgtaatgtaatataaattgtTCCCCAAAGACTGTAGGGCGCACATgttaaaatgacatttctgtTTGTCTTGTTCTTCCTGCTTGTCTACGACCCTGAGTGGCAACATTTGGTTCCAGGGTTAATGATCAGAGCTGAGGGATCAATATCATAACACGTTCTCCAGGGTCACCAATCTGTGACTTTGGTCAATGGCCACAAGTCCAGGGCACAGCTTGAGCAGTGTGTGCTCCTGCTCACAGACCCACTCACCGTTCTCGGGATTAACCACCTACAATCCGCTTGCTCCCTCGAAGCGATCGTCTTTTGCACAAACGTTTGACACTTTGAGACCTCTCCAGCGCTCTGCGTGGCTCTTCTTCCTTCTCAATCACTTCTTTTCTTCCCTTCTTTTCCTCAgtaactccctccctccatctgatCACTCCCTCCTGCCACCCCTCCACCTTAAACTCTTTTCCCTCGCCCTTTATTCCCGTACCCCCATCCCGCCGTCTTACCCCCGCTCTTCTGGCCCCGCGCCCGCCGTCCCCCTGCTCCTGCGCGTGTGTTCCCTGCCGCGGAGGAGGAGGATCGCGGTGTTAGTCCCGGCTTAAAAGCAGGGGATTACGGAGGAGCAGACACTGATTAAACCCTTCCAGGCTCTGCTTTGGCCCCATTAATACAATCTTAATCACAATGCTTTATCCCTCAATCTCATCCCTGCGGCTCAGGACCTTTCATTTAGCGCGGGTCGGAGCTGTTTGGTCACTGGATTAGCGCAGctgaaagagaaaaacaggagaGGGATTCAGGCAGCACTTTAATGCTCCATCAGCCCTCCctcccatccctccatcccccaaTCTTGCGTTTTTTTAATCAgaagcctgcccccccccccccccccccccattctcccaaaccatcccccccccccccttcaaagCCCCCCAAGGATGATTTGCATTGGGAAAATGTGTGGCTTTTCTGTGTCGCAGACAGGAGAAAGTATGGAAAGAGAAGAGCTGTGGAGTAATACCCCTCTTCTGTTTTCTTGCCACCTTTACAGCGCTGCTTAAAGCTCCGGACTTGTGACTGGCAGTTAGCGGTGGAGCAGGCCTGGTTTTGAAAAGTGTGGATGGGATGATGCCTAGTCTAGTCGCTAGGGAGTGAGTGATGTTCCAGCAAATAGGGAGCGGGACCTCAGTCACGCCCCCTCCCTCAAACTATGCCTATAGCAGTTAGACTGAATGGGCCCCCACTTTAGTCACTCTACGGGGGAATCAGATTGACAAGACGGTCATTTATCATGATGGGAATGTGATTGCTCTTGTCAGTGCTGGCAGGGTAGATGGAGCTAGCCATTTTTCAGTATCCAGGCTTAGCGTTTTGTCCCCCCAACACACAGAATTTGTGGGTTATGATTGCATTATTGTCAACCCACAGGGAGCGTGGAACTCTCCTCGTGCCCTGGGTGATGTAATAACAGCATCATTACGTCAGGTGtgtgaacatgttttttttttctgtttggcaCCTGTTGAGATTTTGCTAAATTAATATATGGATGTAAACAAAGATGTATGAAACCCTATCAGCAAGCCCGATGAAATAGTCCTCTCTTACCCTGttcattatttatacattttaaagcatgCAGTCTTTCACTTCAAATAGCTTCAACATGTTAACATTTCTTAGATTCACAAggtatattaatattaatcaaTTATGCAGCAAACAtatttcaaaaagtgaaacaaaaAGTGAACAGAAGATAAAATGACTACAGATTCTTGCAATTCCATCTCCTCCCCTCTTATCTCTCAACTTTtttcgagtgtgtgtgtgcatgcaggtgtgtgcaagagagagtcTGTTTGTTTCTCTATTCAGTGTGTTATGTGCTCTTATGTGCCACTCGAGAGGCTGCAGTAAAGCTCTTTCCAGAATTCTATCTGGATTGTCAAGCAGCATTCAGTTTGCTGTATTCACAGTAGCCCACATCACTGGATTCTAGATGACAGCAGTGTGCTCACGATTCAGATCCAGGCGAAGGAAGAAGACGGTTGCAGCTTCCGTAGCTGTGGCTACCAAAAGCTGCTGATCCGGGTAAATGGACTACAAACTGGGGTCAGCCGGTCCGCGGTAAACCAGTTGCAGTTTCCGTAGCAATTGCTACTAAAAAGCTGCTGATCTTAATACAACTGGGGTCTGCATTCTGCTGTGAACCAGCTGCAGTTCCATAGCCACTGCCACCGTGGTCCAGCAGGGACCCCGCACTTGACAGCCCAACCTGAGCAGGTCAGGTCACAGAGCACAGGCCCAGGAGGCGTGTTGCTGCGCTCCCAGGCGGCCGCTGCCCCCCTTCAACATCACTTCAGTTTCTGGGAATCCCAAACCACAGACCCCTGGGCGGAGGCTACGCTGTACCACCCACTGTACCACCATCTACATTTCAGACACTGCCCTCCCAGATTCAATGACTCACAGTGTCTGTGGTCAATAAAGTCCCTAACCCTCACCCAGCAGGCTACATGCCTTCTGGAGAAGGATGCTAATGAGTGTTTAGAGCCTCACGCACAGCAGTGACTTCTACTCAACAATCCTTTCAAATCCAATAACAGAAGGTGAGTTTCGCCCCATCCTTAATCTGCGAGGCTTGCACAGCTTTCAAAGGTCTTGCCCTTTCATATGCTGGGTACAGGGGACATGGAGTGTCATGTAGGGGGTCTGGATCACACCCATGGACCTAGAGGATGCATGTTTTAATTTTCCCATTGAAAACATGCATCCTCTAGGTTCATTTTCCCTTACCGAATGTTTCTGCATTGCCTTCATGGGTCAAACGTATCAACAATTCAATAGATTTAATTTCCTTCTATTTTATTGATCTTTCCTTATTTAAATTGGGGCCATTTACCATGAATTCATAAATACTAGGCCATTTGTGTATTTTGCTGTGAATTGAACAAGGGCAAATATGTTTCTAGTATCACTTCttcattgattttctttttgtttgcttgtgctATAATTATGTTCCATCACAGAAACATGAATATTCTTATGTTGCCGTGGTGACTGTATAATAATCCTTCAACTTTGTGAAGCCTGCAAGAAGCCCCCACCGAGTTATGTACTTCCCCAAgcaatgactgaattaataatataTCTATTTGTAATTCTCTGTATGTGTAGGAATACATTTGTGGTGGAGGATTAGCAGAGTTGGTCTGAACCTGTTTTAAGATAGTATGTGTTGGTATTTTTGTACCCATTCACCCACCCCTGCCCCCATCCCCCTCTTTTTTGCagtcaacattcaaataaaTCTATTGGtattaaacttttgaatgatCAAAAAGACAAGATATAAAGACTCATAATGTTTAGAATATTACTctgcctctgtccctccctttcttcctctggcactctcgctccctctttttccctttttctctctctctctgttccctccatctttattattttcctgtcctctctcccttgtccttctctccctctctctctccctccctctctctctctccctccctctctctctctccctctccctccctctctctccctccctctccctctctctctctctctctccctctctctctctctctccctccctctccctccctctctctctctccctctctctccctccctctccctccctctctctctccctctctctccctccctctccctccctctctctctccctccctctccctctctctccctccctctccctctctctccccctttggCCCCAGCTGTCCATCAGCCCCCCGCCGGTCCCCCAGCTGTCTCTGCACCCCAAAAGAGGAGCCCCTCATCAATGCAGGTCAGAGGTCGAGAGAAAGAACAGGCTGCTCTTACAATGGACCAGCGGCgccctcaaaaacaaaaacaatcgtgcgcaaccccccccccaaccccccctcgcTGCCGCAGACTGGAAAAGACAAACCTAAGGATATGAGGATGGGGGTTGAATTAGGACAACGGCCCCACAAGTGCAGCCTCCagacccccacccaccccctctcctcctgccatTGCCACTGCCAGAGCACTcctactgctcacacactcacattctcccCCGCAATCCATCTCTGCTCCCTGTCAGCCTTCTCTTTGTCCCTGGCCCATAACCACTCATACACTCTGATATCACTTTCCCcatcaaacaaatacacactggAGAAGTCAATGACAGACTTCCTTTATTTGCTCTGAAACAAACATAGGCTCTCTGCCCAATGCAGAGCAGAAAGAGCAGCCGTTCCACCCCCACCTGACTATCCCAAACACCAGCCTGAATAACTTCTCCATTGAAATAAGGCTGCACTTATAATGATAAAGAACAGTTGTTTTGCGTTGGTGTTAAATTGGAGCTACTTATATGTCCCTTGGAGTAAGGCACTTATGTATGCTGAGAGTAGCAGTCAAAGTGAAATGAAATGGTTACATACAACCTTGTAACCATAAAGATCAACAGTCTTGTCTTGGGGGTTTGCATGCCTCTCTCTACAGGCTCACAGCTTCATCGACCTCAAAGCAGGAATGCTGTGCTACTCCTGTACTTGACCTGAATCCTAACAGCGCTCTCAAACGCACACTGCCTTTTGATTTAGCTTTGACTCACTGAAAAACAAGCTCACGTTTAAGACAAGGGGTCAGCGCCTCTTGTACATAGTGAGAGCAATCAATCTTTTCAATGTTcctatttaatttttctgtgtgaaatgttttcatCCAAAATGTCCCAGGCTGAAATAGATGGGGAGGGGATTGTTGGGGAATCCCAGGGAAATGGGCAGagaggagcccccccccccccccccccacctcatgTCACGGTCACCTGTTCTTTGGCCCTGCATTCCCATGGTCCATTGTGGTGGGACCGATGACATAAACAGCATATTAGCTGATGACACACATGCTCGCCCTGCCCGTGATGGACAGATGGACTCCTGGCAGATGGAGAAATTGTTCAACCATCATTTCATTGAACTCTAAAGTCTCGTATTTATTCAGAAGTTTTTATATAATTATGGAGTTCAGCTCCCATGAAAAACACAATCTTCGCAAAATGAATGTGTGAAATAGTATGAATTTGATTTTGATTGTTTCAAGATATGCCTATCTATAtatagtgagctccataatgtttggaacaaagaTACTTTTTCCTTGAGTTGGctctactccacaattttatatttggtttaagtgcacattctcagcttttattacagggtatttttatacattttgaattGTATCTTTTGCatacaatgactgcttgaagtctttGACACGTATACATCACCGGGTGCCGTCTCGTCCCTGGTGATGCTCAGCTTCGTTGGGGAGGGGGGCCCATATGAAACGCATGTTGAGTTGGATTCAGGTTGGTGCaaatgacttggccagtcaagaattttCCAGCctaagcagtatgtttgggatcgtTGTCATTtggtttggaggcatttggttgaacttgagcagataagatgtgtCTGTACATTCAGAATtaagtttgttgctgttatcACTGAATTCAAATGAGCCAGTATCACTGGCAGCCTACTGTCCATGCCGAAACCGCAATATTTCCACCACATTTCAGATgaggtgctttggatcttgggcagtttgTTTTGGCTTCCGAACTTCGCTCTTGctatcactctgatacaagttgGTCTTGATCTCTTTTGTCCACAAGGCCTTTCTTCATTATGAAGAGAATTTatagtcatcaactgtagaggtcttccttggcctaatagagctcaccagtgctctctttcaccttaatgatgttccagaccgttgattttggtaagcctaaagTTTGGCCAATTGCTTTTTGTCCCCTATAACGgggaggactatgtataaaaagtgataTAATTCCTTGGTTGGTCACCCAATATGGaagtaaatatcctcaaattaaaggtgatagtttgcatttgtttaatttccAGTCCaatgagtacagagccaaaataaccgaaattgtaccactgtccaaacttatggactgcactataACTGCATTTCAAAGTGTATATAGATAGGTGATAGGTATCATTTGCTGCAATAAGAAAGTCAAAAATTTATGGTGAATTTGAGCAAATATGTACAGTAAGTAAAACAATGGCCTGCTGTtcattgaatacatttattttataagtgtaaataaaataaatgttttctatttATATTTGAGTATATAGGGTTTTTAgcaatgtgatttttttttttttttttttttttttttttttttttttagatagtGTTTTGTTGGGCGGCacggttggtgcagtgggtagcactgccgcctcacagcaaggaggtcctgggttcgaatcccccgtcggctggggcctctctgtgcggagtttgcatgttctccctgtgtctgcgtgggtttcctccgggtactccggtttcctcccacagtccaaagacatgcaggttaggccgattggagagtctaaattgcccgtaggcatgagtgtgtgagtgaatggtgcgtgtgccctgcgatggactggcgacctgtccagggtgtattcctgccttttgcccaatgtatgctgggataggctccagcccccctgcgaccctgatcaggataagcgggttcagataatggatggatggatggatagtgtTTTGTTAATGATCTATAATTAATGCAGCCAAAAAAGATATTTTCTTCTATATACTCTTTCACAAACCCTTGtcttaaatatattatattacataaaaTAGGATATAGGGGTATAGATTACATTCAaataattccataaaacacaacTATACTCttgttttttgtagtttttttttgtatttttttttatttcagtcaaaaacatatttttttatcccAATCTGTTTCCCTTAAAAAttggacaaaacatttttatttgtacaaaAAATTCTGAATTTGTTGACAATACTTCCACTGATGTCCATTGTTTTTATACAAATATTGTACGTCTCTCTCGCTGATAGGGCAATGGGTGGCGACAAAAATAGAATTGGCCATCATACATGTATAAAAAGGTGACATTGCATAGATCATGGGTGTATTGCTTTGTATTGGGTGATAGGCTATGGCATTTGTTGTGGTTCACTGAGCAAGCAAAAATATAGTCCATGAAAGACCTGATAGTGTTTTTGTAATCTTTGACAGcagctttcattttaaaatggagcAGCGTTGCTTCTCCTGCTCATTTGAGGACATTTACAGAGATACTGTTATGCCACGTATTACGTATGTATTGGAGGCTAATATTGGGAAAGAAATTGGTTAAATGTTCCTGAACGCAGtcagtctgtctttctctcactcacttactcactcactcaccaaccAGAAACCTGGGATGTTTGGTTTGGTTATCTCCCTCAGTACAGGGCCCTCTGAGTACAGGCAGTGTCTCCACTGAAAGACCAGTCAGAATCCTTACCTAGCACATGGTATGTTCTCATACTGAGCTAGACATGAAACGGTATTACTTCATCTCCATAAAGAGCTGCCCATGTATCACACAGTCAGGCTAGCTTCAACAACAGTACCCCATACAGCCCTATACTCCAAGGCTAAGTCCCCTGTCTTGCAAGAGCAAATAGGAGACTGCCTCACACATGactttatatattatattactaGGTTTCCTTTCATGTATTAAGTGCGTAATGggaaaatatttacatatatttgatcaaccagaataaaaaaacaaggttGAGGGCGAGGCACACAGTGGAAATGACCTAAAAGAGTTTAGAATAAATAACTTAAATGCTTAAATCAGTGGCGAAGCTGCCAATGGCCGATACTGTTTCAACAGAAACACAGGTGCACAGCGACACAGGAAAGAACCCACACAAATGACAGCAATAAGAACAACAAAAGGCAAAAGGAGACAATGACgcgaaacaaacagaaaaccaaataaatattaaatacggATATAAATAAATGCGTTTGTGCTTAGGACCATGTTAGGTTTTAAGTCAGTCATTTTCCTTGGAAGAGCTATTTGACAGGGGTCAGAGTCAGAAGAGACAGGGTTTTTAGGGGTAGGTACTTGGACTGGGTCAAAGTGTGTCCATTGAGTGCTCCTTTACCATTCAAGTAGTCACTCAATGACCCATCTTCAGACGCTGATTTTCCTGAATAGATTCAGCACTGATGCGTCTCAGTTATAAGCGCGGTGATAACTTTGCTTCTCCTTCATTTATTGAGTCAGAGCCCAGCGCAATGGCTCCATGCTGCGTGCTGAAGCAGCCTACGATTCTTCAGTCCCCTTTTCAGTCTGTTGGAATGTATTAACAATGCCCATAATGTGACAACGCTGCCCAGTTCaatttggtcttcaagtaggcCTATAGAACAGAGAAGTCTGATGTTGAGAATGACCAATAATGATAACGAGAGTCAAtacaatgacaataaataaattaaatgctcTTCCACCTCTTCCATCTCTTCCACTTTCACAGGTAGTGTTGCAGTTAGGCGGTAGGGTGGTTGGATTTGTGCAGTTTTCACAGGTAGTGTTGCAGTTAGGCAGTGGGGTGGTTGGATTTGTGCAGTTTTCACAGGTAGTGTTGCAGTTAGGCAAGTTAGGTGAAGGGACTCCTTCACATTGAAAATAAGGTTGGATGACATTTTGTTCCAAAACAATAAGCATTTccaattcatttcccaagtgATTGCAAAGGAAATTGACTATGAGGGGctgcatttacttttttttcaacACCTGGCTAACACAGCTGCCTGTTGCATGTATTTGTTGCCTTACAGTAAGTCTGTAATGACAAAAGTAAGTAAAAGTTTTTGAAAACAGTCTACTCATTATTGAGCACTTCTGTCTGCTGATACGATGCTCAGTCGCAAACACGAGCCGGCTCCCACCACCGCTGTGACCTTGCACAAGTCACTGAGGCTGGATTCAGGCAGCGTCCAGGCGTGCGAATGGACAGTGTGTAGACACTCCAGACGagtctttaaaataaataatgtgaatcTAGGGGCTCAGTCAGGTAGAACATGGAGGGACAGACCGCACGAAGGCGTCCATGTCACTCACTGTAGATGGCACCCATCTGCGCTGCCACCATGTGGGGCGGGGCGAAGGAGTCGAAGGCCATGTCTAGGGGCAGCTCGAAGCGGGACGCCTGAAACAGAGCGTGGCCCTGGGGCCCAGGCAGCCCCGCCATGGAGGAAGGCGGGTAGGGGTGCGAGGACAGGAAGTGGGCGGGGTGTGGGGCGTAACCTCGGTCCGTGTCGTGAGGCGAGGGTTCCTGCTTGAGGGCGAAGTTGCCGCTGATGCTGAGGGGCGGGGTCAGGGGCCCGTCGTAGGGGGGCGTGCCTGCGCTGCACTCGTTGGGGGAGGAGCTCTCGTAAGCCCCGCCCTTGAAGCCCTTCAAGTGCACGAGGTGGGAGGAGTCCAGGGAGCCGTAGGGCGGGCTGGGCAGGCCGGGGGAGGGGTAGCTGAAGGGGTGGCGCTGCTGCCCCGCCCCCATCGCCCCGGGCGCCCCCGGACCTCCCCCCCGCGCGTCGTCCGCGTTGTCGAACGGCGTCGGGGCGGGGCCCAGCTGCAGGCAGCCGGCCACCAGGTTGCTGGTTGGCTGGGACAGGCCCTTGCACAGCATCTCCATGAAGCCCGGGGCCTCCAGGGACTGGCCGCTCTCCAGCACCTCCGACAGGGCCCAGATGTAGTTGCGGGCCAGCCGCAGCGTCTCGATCTTGGACAGCTTCTGGGTCTTGGAGTAGCAGGGCATGACGCGCCGCAGGTTGTCCAGGGCGTCGTTGAGGCCGTGCATGCGCGAGCGCTCGCGGGCGTTAGCCTTCACGCGCCGGGCGCGGAACCGCTCCTGCCGGGCTTTGGTCATCTTCTTCCTCTTGGGGCCCCTCCTCTTGGGCGCCttctcaccctcctcctcctcctctctgcagtcctcctcctcctcctcctccccttcctcctccaggTCCTCGCTCCCCAGGTCCTCTCCGCCTCCTCCGCCCCTGCCCAGTCCGTAGCGTCCCACCTGGGCCCCGCTGTCCCTCTCCTGCAGGCTCAGCTCCTCGTCCATCCAGCCCAGAGAGCTCACCAGGTCCGCCACGTCTCCTTTCCCATAGGGTTTGGTCATCATCGTCCCTGAGGGCAGAGATAGTGTGCCGTCAGCACCTGCGCACCATGCACACAAGCccatataaaacacacacacgcccacataaaacacacacacccacataaaacacacacacacccatataaaacacacacacccatataaaacatacacacataaaaaacacacacccatataaaacatacacacataaaacacacacacacccatataaaatttgcacacaaacacacacacccatataaaacatgcacacaaaatacacatgcacacatacacacacatgcatgtgcgcacacacacacacacacatagtacacaGGACCATGACCCAACAGCTCTTTCTTTGATTCCTATGTGTTCATGCAAAGCTCTTCACAAATCAGTGCTCACAAGCCCTTGCCAAAAATGTATACACTAAGGACAAAATAAATCATCGGGAGAAGAAATTACATATAtagatatacattttatacaacaTATTCTGTGTGCATTGTTTGCCCATTCTAGGTTGACTCTAGAAAAGTAAATCTTATAGTAGAGAGTTTTTGGGGAAGAAATACACACTCAACTTAAATTCTCAAGGATGACAGATCTGACCCCTGCCCAGGACTACATGACCGTGTTTTCCACTCAGAGTGAGATACTGATTTTTCCATGGAAACTGCAGtaacagcaggagcagcagtgtgttcaGACTGACTCACTAATGTTCAGAATTATGTTCAACAGTGAAAGGTCTGCTCCGCTAGAGTGGGTGAAATGCTTAATTAAATTACGAAATTattcaataacaataatgatataacatataatataataattaaataacaaattactaaATTATTACTTAAATTCTCCTCTTTCGATTACTTTTTACAACTCAAAATGcattgattttgatagagcaggtcacgtATAAATAACAGTCCTGATTAATTATTGTCCTTCAAGAACTATTGTCAATCGATGCAtccatatatgtatgtatttgcctttataaaaaatgttatgGGCTCTGCCTTGTGTGGACCTTTGTATGGACCTTTGTCCCATCAACCAGAGAGCTGAAGGATTTAAAACCATCATGGGGTAAACGCAGAGCAGTG
Above is a genomic segment from Conger conger chromosome 10, fConCon1.1, whole genome shotgun sequence containing:
- the neurod4 gene encoding neurogenic differentiation factor 4, coding for MMTKPYGKGDVADLVSSLGWMDEELSLQERDSGAQVGRYGLGRGGGGGEDLGSEDLEEEGEEEEEEDCREEEEEGEKAPKRRGPKRKKMTKARQERFRARRVKANARERSRMHGLNDALDNLRRVMPCYSKTQKLSKIETLRLARNYIWALSEVLESGQSLEAPGFMEMLCKGLSQPTSNLVAGCLQLGPAPTPFDNADDARGGGPGAPGAMGAGQQRHPFSYPSPGLPSPPYGSLDSSHLVHLKGFKGGAYESSSPNECSAGTPPYDGPLTPPLSISGNFALKQEPSPHDTDRGYAPHPAHFLSSHPYPPSSMAGLPGPQGHALFQASRFELPLDMAFDSFAPPHMVAAQMGAIYSE